In the genome of Candidatus Delongbacteria bacterium, the window TTTAAAAGGTTTGTTTCGAGGATTTGTTCGAGAATTTTTTGGACTTGCTGGAATAGTTGGTGGAGTTTATATTGCTTCAAGGGTTTCAGATAGTTTTGGTATAGCCCTAGGAGATTTCTTTGCTATTCAAAGTGAATCTACTTCCATTCTAATAGCTTTTATTATTACTCTCGCGATTGTTTGGATAATTATTTACTCTATAGGCCTTGCAGTAAGTAAGGCTACACAATTAAGTGGTCTTGGTATTTTTGATAGATTTTTAGGTTTTGTATTTGGTGCAAGCAAAATATTTTTAATCTTTGCTATTATTGTTTATGCGCTTACACAAGTAGAAGTAATTAATGAGAAACTAAAAACAAAAACAAAAAATAGTATTATGTTTCCTATTTTAAAAGATACTGGGGACTATATTGTTAAAATCAATCCAAGTGCTTTGGCAAGTCAAGTTTCAAGTAAAACAAATAAAAGTATTGAATCTATAAAACAAAAAGCTGGTGAACTAAAGCAATCTGCAACAGATGAAGCGAATGAATTAAAAGAAGAAATAAAACAAAAAGTTGAGGAAACAAAAAATGACGAAAACAACTAATAAAAATATTATTGATGATTTAAAAACCATACTTAAAGATAAAGGTATGAAATATACCGAACAAAGAGCAATCATATTAGAAATTTTGTTTCAAATTGATGATCACCTTAATGCAGAAGAGATTCATCGAATAGTAAAAGATAAATACCCTGAACATAATATTGGTATAGCTACAGTTTATCGAACACTTAACTTTTTGGAAGAAGCTGATTTAATCTCTTCAATCTCATTTGGTGCCGAAGGAAAAAAATACGAAGGCAATCAAAAAAAACATCATGACCATTTAATATGTACAAACTGTGGAAGCATAGTAGAATTTGTAGATCAAGAAATTGAAACAAGACAAGAACTTATAGCAAAAAAGAATAAATTTAAAATTACTGGACACACAATGCAATTATTTGGCTTATGTTCAAAATGTAATCAAGGAGAAAACTAATTGTTTGAGAATAAATATATACAACA includes:
- a CDS encoding CvpA family protein, with product MILVFFLGLKGLFRGFVREFFGLAGIVGGVYIASRVSDSFGIALGDFFAIQSESTSILIAFIITLAIVWIIIYSIGLAVSKATQLSGLGIFDRFLGFVFGASKIFLIFAIIVYALTQVEVINEKLKTKTKNSIMFPILKDTGDYIVKINPSALASQVSSKTNKSIESIKQKAGELKQSATDEANELKEEIKQKVEETKNDENN
- a CDS encoding transcriptional repressor, which gives rise to MTKTTNKNIIDDLKTILKDKGMKYTEQRAIILEILFQIDDHLNAEEIHRIVKDKYPEHNIGIATVYRTLNFLEEADLISSISFGAEGKKYEGNQKKHHDHLICTNCGSIVEFVDQEIETRQELIAKKNKFKITGHTMQLFGLCSKCNQGEN